One Micromonospora eburnea genomic region harbors:
- a CDS encoding FAD-dependent monooxygenase has product MSLPLRGTRVLVSGAGVAGPAVAWWLARYGAEVTVVEVAPALRTSGFAVDFRGPTHLGVLAAMGVLDELRAVQTHAGAMSRVDEHGRELFRLPAEFAGGELEVRRRDLSRILYERGADRVEYLFGDRIVALTEAADGVHVDLARAGSRTVDLVVGADGMHSGVRRLVLGPESAYVTHLGYHLAGWDLPNDRGFDVVPRQYNVPGRMASVSADQRDPDRAGALVVFASPRQDHDRLDLDRQKALITDAFAGLGWHVPHLLAGLRAVPELYFDAIARVRVPRWHTDRSVLLGDAAWGVTLGGMGVGTGVVGAYALAGELALAGGDPRVALPAYERRMRGYASRWQRGANPGHFLAPASGWGLWLRDRLLATRPVQAMMVRGTGALATDAGLPDYLARV; this is encoded by the coding sequence ATGTCTCTTCCGCTGCGCGGTACACGCGTGCTCGTCTCCGGCGCCGGGGTCGCCGGCCCGGCGGTGGCCTGGTGGCTGGCCCGCTACGGGGCCGAGGTCACCGTCGTCGAGGTCGCCCCCGCCCTGCGGACCAGCGGCTTCGCCGTCGACTTCCGGGGGCCGACCCACCTCGGCGTGCTGGCCGCCATGGGCGTGCTCGACGAACTGCGCGCGGTGCAGACCCACGCCGGCGCGATGAGCCGGGTGGACGAGCACGGCCGGGAGCTCTTCCGACTGCCGGCCGAGTTCGCCGGCGGAGAGCTGGAGGTCCGCCGCCGGGACCTGTCCCGGATCCTGTACGAGCGCGGCGCCGACCGGGTCGAGTACCTGTTCGGGGACCGGATCGTCGCGCTCACCGAGGCCGCCGACGGGGTGCACGTCGACCTCGCCCGGGCCGGCTCCCGCACCGTCGACCTGGTGGTCGGCGCGGACGGGATGCACTCCGGCGTACGCCGGCTCGTGCTCGGCCCGGAGTCCGCGTACGTCACCCACCTCGGCTACCACCTGGCCGGCTGGGACCTGCCCAACGACCGCGGCTTCGACGTCGTCCCCCGGCAGTACAACGTGCCCGGGCGGATGGCCAGCGTCTCCGCCGACCAGCGCGACCCGGACCGGGCGGGCGCCCTCGTCGTCTTCGCCTCGCCCCGGCAGGATCACGACCGGCTCGACCTCGACCGGCAGAAGGCGCTGATCACCGACGCCTTCGCCGGGCTGGGCTGGCACGTGCCGCACCTGCTGGCCGGCCTGCGCGCCGTGCCGGAGCTCTACTTCGACGCCATCGCGCGGGTCCGCGTACCCCGCTGGCACACCGATCGGAGCGTGCTGCTCGGCGACGCGGCGTGGGGGGTGACCCTCGGCGGGATGGGGGTCGGCACCGGCGTCGTCGGGGCGTACGCGCTCGCCGGCGAGCTGGCCCTGGCCGGCGGGGATCCCCGGGTGGCGCTGCCCGCGTACGAGCGGCGGATGCGCGGGTACGCGTCCCGCTGGCAGCGCGGCGCCAACCCCGGCCACTTCCTCGCCCCGGCCAGCGGGTGGGGCCTGTGGCTGCGCGACCGGCTGCTGGCCACCCGGCCGGTCCAGGCGATGATGGTCCGCGGCACGGGCGCGCTGGCCACCGATGCCGGCCTGCCCGACTACCTCGCCCGGGTCTGA
- a CDS encoding TetR/AcrR family transcriptional regulator C-terminal domain-containing protein, translating to MIVETGDADQRRLYELLWNPPGGPRRGPRPTLTLAAIARAGITIADTDGLDGLTMQRVAESLDVTKMALYRYVPGKAELVALMLEAAMGEPPPPPQGTDWRGQLDDWARQLFDRFRRHPWAHTATIGPRIPGPNELAWLERVVTALAGTGLTGDEQLDVAVLLVGHARNLAQHTASPTGAPGPTQEAGFAALLRGREERFPALTAALRSARHDSDQALDFGLARILDGIQALITARAAGPHPVDQEVVAATRRGRGRQLHDRRTEGGPDRRDEAGQGE from the coding sequence GTGATCGTGGAGACCGGTGACGCGGACCAGCGGCGGCTGTACGAGCTGTTGTGGAACCCGCCCGGCGGGCCCCGGCGCGGGCCCCGCCCCACCCTGACGCTGGCCGCGATCGCCCGGGCCGGCATCACCATCGCCGACACCGACGGGCTCGACGGGCTGACCATGCAGCGGGTGGCCGAGTCGCTGGACGTCACCAAGATGGCGCTGTACCGGTACGTGCCCGGCAAGGCCGAGCTGGTCGCGCTGATGCTGGAGGCGGCGATGGGGGAACCACCCCCACCGCCGCAGGGCACCGACTGGCGCGGCCAGCTCGACGACTGGGCCCGGCAGTTGTTCGACCGGTTCCGCCGCCACCCGTGGGCCCACACGGCGACCATCGGTCCCCGGATTCCCGGCCCCAACGAGCTGGCCTGGCTGGAACGGGTCGTCACCGCCCTCGCCGGCACCGGGCTGACCGGCGACGAACAGCTCGACGTCGCGGTGCTGCTGGTCGGGCACGCCCGCAACCTGGCCCAGCACACGGCGTCCCCCACCGGCGCCCCGGGACCCACCCAGGAGGCCGGCTTCGCCGCGCTGCTCCGAGGCCGGGAGGAGCGCTTCCCGGCGCTCACCGCCGCCCTGCGCTCGGCCCGACACGACAGCGACCAGGCCCTCGACTTCGGCCTCGCCCGCATCCTCGACGGCATCCAGGCCCTCATCACCGCCCGCGCCGCCGGCCCCCACCCCGTCGATCAGGAAGTTGTTGCCGCGACACGCCGGGGACGAGGGCGACAGCTTCATGATCGACGTACGGAGGGTGGGCCGGACCGGCGGGACGAGGCGGGGCAGGGAGAATGA